The Candidatus Malacoplasma girerdii genome has a segment encoding these proteins:
- the nusA gene encoding transcription elongation factor NusA, which yields MSQMNQELLTAITFIADEKKIPRDAVVDALKNAIIKSYMREFPEEVINADINIDQKILHVYQILNIVDDYEDLNDYCEISLDDAKAFYAKNKIQKEAVVGEQLHKNIELNKLPKKIVDRIMQTFRQLILMQSNNVIYQRWKDRVGTIIYAEVEKNDNHGVVVNLENGEFGYLGRKDIIPNENLMPGQKYRFLVKEVLQSSSGWPILLTRTNEEFVLGLLKEEIPEINEGLIEIHAIKRVPGFKTKVCVSSHQIGLEPCGTIIGPQGSRIAGVRRELNYELVEAVFYSDDFETFLINLCYPALIYGYKVVSEATEDHKKQVIIVVPSDQMALLIGKFGANIRLISKILNIDADVKTPQEAKIEDLQYNRVEIKTQRQRTFERILESNKAGHDLDMNQFNKPNPIDLNTLKDKDNTIVAQSEPNTQIKVKKTTSAKKILNSSNAVNLLDQIDNFQFELPKEDNENVNSNINNNHVENEKQVEIVTKKTTTNKKSLIEKLMANEETRQLSGNASDLEAKLENEKIFKEANKKKKSVKKSRNKAKVEPAKFTSILEEFKNKNNEELLKELENENQDRDYEELLDNYEDQDEE from the coding sequence ATGAGTCAAATGAATCAAGAATTACTAACAGCAATAACATTTATTGCTGATGAAAAGAAAATACCAAGAGATGCTGTAGTTGATGCTTTAAAAAATGCCATCATTAAATCCTACATGCGTGAATTTCCTGAAGAAGTTATTAATGCAGATATTAACATTGATCAAAAAATTCTTCATGTTTATCAAATTCTAAATATTGTTGATGACTACGAAGATCTAAACGATTATTGTGAGATTAGTCTTGATGATGCAAAAGCATTTTACGCAAAAAATAAAATTCAAAAAGAAGCAGTTGTTGGTGAACAGTTACATAAAAATATTGAACTAAATAAATTACCTAAGAAAATTGTTGACCGAATTATGCAAACATTCCGTCAACTAATTTTGATGCAATCTAATAACGTTATTTACCAGCGTTGAAAAGATCGTGTAGGAACAATTATTTATGCAGAAGTTGAAAAAAACGATAACCATGGCGTTGTTGTTAATTTGGAAAATGGTGAATTTGGATATTTAGGACGTAAAGATATTATTCCAAACGAAAATTTAATGCCTGGTCAAAAATACCGTTTTTTAGTTAAAGAAGTTTTACAATCATCGTCAGGATGGCCAATTTTATTAACAAGAACTAATGAAGAATTTGTTTTAGGTCTATTAAAAGAAGAAATTCCTGAAATTAATGAAGGTCTAATCGAAATCCACGCCATTAAACGTGTACCAGGATTTAAAACAAAAGTTTGTGTAAGTTCACATCAAATCGGTCTTGAACCATGTGGGACAATTATTGGCCCACAAGGAAGTCGAATTGCTGGTGTACGTCGAGAATTAAATTATGAACTAGTTGAAGCAGTATTCTACTCAGATGATTTTGAAACATTTTTAATCAACTTATGTTACCCAGCACTAATTTATGGATATAAAGTTGTTTCAGAAGCAACTGAAGATCATAAAAAACAAGTAATTATCGTTGTGCCAAGTGATCAAATGGCACTACTAATTGGTAAATTTGGAGCAAACATCCGTTTAATTAGCAAAATTTTAAATATTGATGCTGATGTCAAAACCCCACAAGAAGCCAAAATCGAAGATTTACAATACAATCGTGTGGAAATTAAAACACAACGTCAACGCACTTTTGAACGAATTCTTGAAAGTAATAAAGCTGGTCATGATCTTGACATGAACCAATTTAACAAACCTAATCCAATTGATTTAAATACTCTTAAAGATAAAGATAATACGATTGTAGCTCAATCAGAACCAAATACTCAAATTAAAGTTAAAAAGACTACATCTGCTAAAAAAATATTAAATTCATCCAATGCTGTTAATCTTTTGGATCAAATTGACAACTTCCAATTTGAATTACCAAAAGAAGATAATGAAAATGTAAATTCAAACATAAATAATAATCATGTAGAAAATGAAAAACAAGTTGAAATAGTTACTAAAAAAACTACAACTAACAAAAAATCATTAATTGAAAAATTAATGGCAAACGAAGAAACACGTCAACTATCAGGAAACGCTAGTGACCTTGAAGCTAAATTGGAAAATGAAAAAATTTTTAAAGAAGCAAATAAAAAGAAAAAATCTGTAAAAAAATCACGTAATAAAGCTAAGGTTGAACCTGCTAAATTTACTTCAATTCTTGAAGAATTCAAAAATAAAAATAATGAAGAATTGCTAAAAGAATTAGAAAATGAAAACCAAGATCGTGATTACGAAGAATTACTAGACAACTACGAAGATCAAGACGAAGAATAG